Proteins co-encoded in one Actinomadura luteofluorescens genomic window:
- a CDS encoding S1 family peptidase, translated as MHRRLLGALAAAAVGAAALTAGAAPASAAPAPAPAAQVKAVDFTGIVALSNCSGSLVRTPTAADSDPALVLTNGHCYEGGMPSAGQVITNRASSRTFSLLNSSGSGTLGTLRANRVLYSTMTDTDVTLYRLSQSYAAIQQSYRTPALQLSLTRPTAGADVRVVSGYWRRIYSCNIDGFAYRLKEGEWTFKDSIRYTSTCNVIGGTSGSPLVDASTGKVVGANNTINEDGGRCTLNNPCEVDQSGTVTVHPNIGYAQQTYTLAACIAPGSVIDFNRAGCTVPR; from the coding sequence ATGCACAGACGCCTTCTCGGCGCGCTCGCCGCCGCGGCCGTCGGCGCCGCCGCGCTGACCGCCGGAGCCGCCCCCGCCTCCGCCGCCCCCGCCCCCGCGCCCGCCGCCCAGGTCAAGGCGGTCGACTTCACCGGGATCGTCGCCCTGAGCAACTGCTCCGGCTCGCTCGTCCGCACCCCGACCGCCGCCGACAGCGACCCGGCGCTCGTGCTCACCAACGGCCACTGCTACGAGGGCGGCATGCCCAGCGCCGGACAGGTCATCACGAACCGGGCGTCCAGCCGCACGTTCAGCCTGCTCAACTCCAGCGGCTCGGGCACGCTCGGCACGCTGCGCGCCAACAGGGTGCTGTACTCCACCATGACCGACACCGACGTGACCCTGTACCGGCTCAGCCAGAGCTACGCGGCCATCCAGCAGTCCTACCGGACGCCGGCGCTCCAGCTCTCGCTCACCCGCCCCACGGCGGGCGCCGACGTGCGCGTGGTCTCCGGCTACTGGCGCAGGATCTACTCCTGCAACATCGACGGCTTCGCCTACCGTCTCAAGGAAGGGGAGTGGACGTTCAAGGACTCGATCCGCTACACCTCCACCTGCAACGTCATCGGCGGCACGTCGGGCTCCCCGCTCGTCGACGCCTCGACCGGCAAGGTCGTCGGGGCGAACAACACCATCAACGAGGACGGCGGCCGCTGCACGCTGAACAACCCGTGCGAGGTCGACCAGTCCGGCACCGTCACGGTGCACCCGAACATCGGATACGCCCAGCAGACCTACACCCTGGCCGCCTGCATCGCCCCCGGCAGCGTCATCGACTTCAACCGCGCGGGCTGCACCGTCCCCCGGTGA
- a CDS encoding cytochrome ubiquinol oxidase subunit I — MDTVDIARWQFGITTVYHFLFVPLTIGLSALVAVLQTAWLRTGKTAYLRATKFWGKLFLINFAMGIVTGIVQEFQFGMNWSDYSRFVGDVFGAPLAIEGLLAFFVESTFLGLWIFGWDRLPKRLHLGCIWLVHIGTLLSAYFILAANSWMQHPVGYRIDHESGRAVLTDFWAVLTNSTQLVAFPHTMTAAFATGGMFMAGVSAWHLARRKNVEVFRPSLKLALVVTAIASIGVAITGDLQGKVMTEQQPMKMAAAEALYETERPASFSIFTVGTLNGDEEVFGLKVPRLLSFLATGTLDGEVKGINDVQAAEEARYGAGDYRPATPVIYWNFRVMSGAGIAMALVSLAGLWLLRRGRLPSSPWVYRIGVLSLTLPFIGNSAGWIFTEMGRQPWSVFGVLKTSASVSPGVSASSMLISVASLTALYGVLLVIETGLMLKYAKAGPPSEDEVLPPPSDGPGSDSDSERSLAFAY; from the coding sequence ATGGACACCGTCGACATCGCCCGGTGGCAGTTCGGGATCACCACCGTCTACCACTTCCTCTTCGTCCCGCTGACGATCGGGCTCTCCGCGCTGGTCGCGGTGCTCCAGACGGCCTGGCTGCGGACGGGGAAGACGGCCTACCTGCGCGCCACCAAGTTCTGGGGCAAGCTCTTCCTGATCAACTTCGCGATGGGGATCGTCACCGGCATCGTGCAGGAGTTCCAGTTCGGCATGAACTGGAGTGACTACTCCCGGTTCGTCGGCGACGTCTTCGGGGCGCCGCTCGCCATCGAGGGCCTGCTCGCCTTCTTCGTCGAGTCGACCTTCCTCGGCCTGTGGATCTTCGGCTGGGACCGGCTGCCCAAACGCCTGCACCTCGGCTGCATCTGGCTCGTCCACATCGGGACGCTGCTGTCGGCGTACTTCATCCTCGCCGCCAACTCCTGGATGCAGCACCCCGTGGGCTACCGGATCGACCACGAGTCCGGGCGCGCCGTCCTCACCGACTTCTGGGCCGTCCTGACCAACTCCACCCAGCTCGTCGCGTTCCCCCACACCATGACGGCGGCGTTCGCCACCGGCGGCATGTTCATGGCCGGCGTCAGCGCCTGGCACCTCGCCCGCCGCAAGAACGTCGAGGTGTTCCGGCCGTCGCTGAAGCTCGCGCTGGTCGTCACCGCGATCGCCTCCATCGGCGTCGCGATCACCGGCGATCTCCAGGGCAAGGTCATGACCGAGCAGCAGCCGATGAAGATGGCCGCCGCGGAGGCGCTCTACGAGACCGAGCGGCCCGCCTCCTTCTCGATCTTCACGGTGGGGACGCTGAACGGCGACGAGGAGGTCTTCGGCCTCAAGGTGCCGCGGTTGCTGTCGTTCCTCGCCACCGGCACCCTCGACGGCGAGGTCAAGGGGATCAACGACGTCCAGGCCGCCGAGGAGGCGCGCTACGGCGCCGGCGACTACCGGCCGGCGACCCCCGTCATCTACTGGAACTTCCGGGTCATGTCCGGCGCCGGGATCGCCATGGCGCTGGTCTCGCTGGCCGGGCTGTGGCTGCTGCGCCGCGGCAGGCTCCCCTCCAGCCCCTGGGTGTACCGGATCGGCGTCCTGTCGCTGACCCTGCCCTTCATCGGCAACTCCGCCGGATGGATCTTCACCGAGATGGGGCGGCAGCCCTGGTCGGTGTTCGGCGTGCTCAAGACCTCGGCCAGCGTCTCGCCCGGGGTGTCGGCGTCGTCGATGCTCATCTCGGTCGCGTCGCTGACCGCGCTCTACGGCGTCCTGCTGGTCATCGAGACGGGGCTGATGCTCAAGTACGCCAAGGCCGGGCCGCCGTCGGAGGACGAGGTGCTGCCGCCTCCGTCCGACGGTCCCGGGTCCGACTCCGACTCCGAGCGCTCGCTCGCGTTCGCCTACTGA
- the cydB gene encoding cytochrome d ubiquinol oxidase subunit II — translation MELTTAWFIIIAFLWTSYFFLEGFDFGVGMLLPVLGRDDVERRVVINTIGPVWDGNEVWFIVAGAATFAAFPEWYATLFSGFYLPLLAILLALIIRGVAFEYRGKRDDARWRSRWDKCIFWGSLVPAFVWGVAFANMVRGVPLDADHEFVGSLGDLLSPYALLGGLTTVTLFLLHGAVFLALKTSGSIRARARRIAGLAAVAAVLAGGAFLLITQLQYGEPVTWLTAAGAAAGLLAAAAANRRGREGWAFVGTGAAIVLAVATLFLSLFPDVLPSTLGTGGLTTANAASSGYTLKIMTWVAAVFTPIVMIYQGWTYWVFRKRIGTSHIPMKKPVA, via the coding sequence ATGGAACTCACCACCGCCTGGTTCATCATCATCGCCTTCCTGTGGACGAGCTACTTCTTCCTGGAGGGCTTCGACTTCGGCGTCGGGATGCTGCTGCCCGTGCTCGGCCGCGACGACGTCGAGCGCCGCGTCGTCATCAACACCATCGGCCCCGTCTGGGACGGCAACGAGGTGTGGTTCATCGTCGCGGGCGCCGCCACCTTCGCCGCCTTCCCCGAGTGGTACGCCACCCTTTTCAGCGGCTTCTACCTGCCGCTCCTCGCGATCCTCCTCGCGCTGATCATCCGCGGCGTCGCGTTCGAGTACCGCGGCAAGCGCGACGACGCCCGCTGGCGGTCCCGCTGGGACAAGTGCATCTTCTGGGGCAGCCTCGTGCCCGCCTTCGTGTGGGGCGTCGCGTTCGCGAACATGGTGCGCGGCGTGCCGCTGGACGCCGACCACGAGTTCGTCGGCTCCCTCGGCGACCTCCTCAGCCCGTACGCGCTGCTCGGCGGCCTCACCACAGTGACCCTGTTCCTCCTGCACGGGGCGGTGTTCCTCGCGCTCAAGACGTCCGGGAGCATCCGGGCGCGGGCCCGCCGGATCGCCGGCCTCGCCGCGGTCGCCGCCGTCCTCGCCGGGGGCGCCTTCCTGCTGATCACCCAGCTCCAGTACGGCGAGCCCGTCACCTGGCTCACCGCCGCGGGCGCCGCCGCAGGCCTGCTCGCCGCCGCGGCGGCGAACCGGCGCGGCCGCGAGGGCTGGGCGTTCGTCGGGACCGGCGCCGCCATCGTGCTCGCCGTCGCGACCCTGTTCCTGTCGCTGTTCCCGGACGTCCTGCCGTCCACCCTCGGCACCGGCGGCCTGACCACCGCGAACGCCGCCTCGTCCGGCTACACCCTGAAGATCATGACCTGGGTGGCGGCCGTGTTCACCCCGATCGTGATGATCTACCAGGGCTGGACGTACTGGGTCTTCCGCAAGCGGATCGGCACCTCCCACATCCCCATGAAGAAGCCGGTCGCATGA
- the cydD gene encoding thiol reductant ABC exporter subunit CydD, producing MKPLDPRLLRHARTTRPFLAASVLLGAATAGLIIAQATLLAGMLTRAFLHGASLGDLRTPLLLLLAVVLGRTLVAWLQEVAAHRSSAAVKSQLRGRLLARALALGPRWLSGERSGELATLATRGIDAFDDYFSRYLPQLVLAVIVPVAVGARILLGDWLSAVTIAATLPLIPVFAILVGLTTRRRMDRQWRTLSLLSAHFLDVVAGLPTLKIFGRARAQADRIREITGRHRRATMSTLRIAFLSALVLEVLSTLSVALVAVSIGLRLVEGGLGLETALLVLILAPEAYLPLRQVGAQYHASVEGLTAAARIFEVLETPLPPAGTRRDVPDAGRATLRLDGVTVTYPGRDVPALDGFSLTVHPGETVALVGPSGAGKSTVLAVLLGFVHPDSGRVLVDWDDLADLSPDAWRERIAWVPQRPHLFAGSVAANIRLGRPDASDAEVREAARAANALGFVDALPSGFDTPLGDRGAGLSAGQRQRIALARAFLRDAPLLLLDEPTSNLDTESEAAVLDAVHRLAESRTVILVAHRPALAAMADRTVPITPALVTT from the coding sequence ATGAAGCCCCTCGACCCCCGGCTGCTGCGCCACGCCCGCACGACGCGCCCGTTCCTCGCGGCGTCCGTGCTGCTCGGCGCCGCCACCGCCGGGCTGATCATCGCGCAGGCGACCCTCCTCGCCGGGATGCTCACCCGCGCCTTCCTGCACGGCGCGTCGCTCGGCGACCTGCGCACCCCGCTCCTGCTGCTCCTCGCCGTCGTCCTCGGCCGGACGCTCGTCGCGTGGCTCCAGGAGGTCGCCGCGCACCGCTCGTCCGCCGCGGTGAAGTCGCAGCTGCGCGGCCGCCTGCTCGCCCGCGCCCTCGCCCTCGGGCCGCGCTGGCTGTCCGGCGAGCGCAGCGGCGAGCTCGCCACCCTCGCCACCCGCGGGATCGACGCGTTCGACGACTACTTCTCCCGCTACCTGCCGCAACTCGTCCTCGCGGTGATCGTCCCGGTGGCGGTCGGCGCGCGGATCCTGCTCGGCGACTGGCTCTCCGCCGTGACGATCGCGGCGACGCTGCCGCTCATCCCCGTCTTCGCGATCCTGGTCGGGCTCACCACCCGGCGCAGGATGGACCGGCAGTGGCGGACGCTCTCCCTGCTCTCCGCCCACTTCCTGGACGTCGTCGCCGGGCTCCCCACGCTGAAGATCTTCGGCCGGGCCCGCGCGCAGGCGGACCGCATCCGCGAGATCACCGGCCGGCACCGGCGCGCGACCATGTCCACCCTGCGGATCGCGTTCCTGTCCGCCCTCGTCCTCGAAGTGCTGTCCACCCTGTCCGTCGCCCTGGTCGCCGTGTCGATCGGGCTCCGGCTGGTGGAGGGCGGCCTCGGCCTGGAGACCGCGCTGCTCGTCCTGATCCTCGCGCCGGAGGCCTACCTCCCCCTACGCCAGGTCGGCGCGCAGTACCACGCGAGCGTCGAGGGCCTCACCGCCGCCGCGCGGATCTTCGAGGTCCTCGAAACGCCGCTGCCGCCCGCCGGGACGCGGCGGGACGTCCCCGACGCCGGCCGCGCGACGCTCCGCCTGGACGGGGTGACGGTCACCTACCCGGGCCGCGACGTCCCCGCCCTCGACGGCTTCTCCCTGACAGTCCACCCGGGCGAGACGGTCGCCCTGGTCGGCCCGAGCGGCGCGGGCAAGTCGACCGTGCTGGCCGTGCTGCTCGGCTTCGTCCACCCGGACTCGGGCCGCGTCCTGGTCGACTGGGACGACCTCGCCGACCTCTCCCCGGACGCCTGGCGCGAGCGCATCGCCTGGGTCCCCCAGCGCCCGCACCTGTTCGCCGGCTCCGTCGCCGCGAACATCCGCCTCGGCCGCCCGGACGCGTCCGACGCCGAGGTCCGCGAGGCCGCCCGCGCCGCGAACGCCCTCGGGTTCGTCGACGCCCTCCCCTCAGGCTTCGACACGCCCCTGGGCGACCGCGGCGCGGGCCTGTCCGCGGGCCAGCGCCAGCGCATCGCCCTGGCCCGCGCCTTCCTCCGCGACGCCCCGCTCCTCCTCCTGGACGAGCCGACCTCCAACCTGGACACCGAGAGCGAGGCCGCCGTCCTCGACGCCGTCCACCGGCTGGCGGAGTCCCGCACCGTCATCCTCGTGGCCCACCGCCCGGCCCTGGCCGCGATGGCCGACCGCACCGTCCCCATCACCCCCGCCCTGGTGACGACATGA
- the cydC gene encoding thiol reductant ABC exporter subunit CydC, translating to MICRLLRFARPARGRLALAVLFGVLALGSGVGLMATSAWLISRAAQHPPVLMLMVAIVAVRAFGLGRGVFRYVERLVGHDATFRILADLRARVYERLERLAPAGLPAFRGGDLLNRLVADVDAVQDLFLRVLLPCTVAAVVGGASVGLAWALLPSAGVVLLLALLLAGVFAPWLSGVVSRRAERRTTDLRGELTSHVVDTLQGAPELIAYGAAPEQLAKAAQLDRDFTRATARSATTTGLGAAISALAGGLAVWGSLAVGVPAVRSGALDGVMLAVVVLLPLAAFEVVAGLPLAAQHLERVRRSAARIFAILDSPPPVREPDTPAPLPETPYTLSVENLRARWTPSAPYALDGVSLDLAPGRRCAIVGPSGSGKTTLTAVLLRFLEPAGGRTSLNGVDLRALSGDDVRRFVGLCAQDAHLFDSTIGENIRLARPSATGEEIRDALRRARLLDWVESLPDGLATRVGEHGARVSGGQRQRIALARALLADFPILLLDEPAEHLDIAIADELTADLLTATEGRTTLLVTHRLAGLDAVDEIIVLDEGRVADRGTHTDLVSRPGPYRALWQREQATAPAPQLT from the coding sequence ATGATCTGCCGGCTTCTCCGGTTCGCCCGCCCGGCGCGGGGACGGCTCGCGCTCGCGGTGCTGTTCGGGGTGCTGGCCCTCGGCAGCGGCGTCGGGCTGATGGCGACGTCGGCGTGGCTGATCTCCCGGGCGGCGCAGCATCCACCGGTGCTCATGCTGATGGTCGCGATCGTGGCGGTCCGGGCGTTCGGCCTCGGGCGGGGCGTGTTCCGCTACGTCGAGCGCCTCGTCGGGCACGACGCGACGTTCCGGATCCTCGCCGACCTGCGGGCCCGGGTGTACGAGCGGCTGGAGAGGCTCGCTCCCGCCGGGCTTCCCGCCTTCCGCGGCGGCGACCTCCTGAACCGCCTGGTCGCGGACGTCGACGCCGTCCAGGACCTGTTCCTGCGGGTGCTGCTGCCCTGCACCGTGGCGGCCGTCGTGGGCGGCGCGTCCGTCGGGCTCGCCTGGGCGCTGCTGCCTTCGGCGGGCGTCGTCCTCCTGCTGGCCCTGCTGCTCGCCGGGGTCTTCGCCCCCTGGCTGTCCGGCGTGGTCTCCCGCCGCGCCGAGCGCCGTACGACCGACCTGCGCGGCGAACTCACCTCCCACGTCGTCGACACCCTCCAGGGCGCACCGGAGCTCATCGCCTACGGCGCCGCTCCCGAGCAGCTCGCCAAGGCCGCGCAACTCGACCGCGACTTCACGCGTGCCACGGCCCGTTCCGCTACGACGACCGGCCTCGGCGCCGCCATCTCCGCCCTCGCCGGTGGCCTGGCCGTCTGGGGCAGCCTCGCCGTCGGAGTCCCGGCCGTCCGCTCGGGAGCGCTCGACGGCGTTATGCTCGCGGTCGTCGTCCTCCTCCCGCTGGCCGCGTTCGAGGTCGTCGCCGGGCTGCCCCTGGCCGCGCAGCACCTGGAGCGGGTGCGCCGTTCGGCCGCGCGCATCTTCGCCATCCTGGACAGTCCGCCCCCGGTGCGCGAGCCGGACACCCCCGCGCCCCTGCCTGAGACGCCCTACACGCTCTCGGTCGAGAACCTCCGAGCCCGTTGGACGCCCAGCGCGCCCTACGCCCTCGACGGCGTCTCCCTGGACCTGGCACCCGGCCGCCGTTGCGCGATCGTCGGCCCGAGCGGATCGGGCAAGACCACCCTGACCGCCGTGCTGCTCCGCTTCCTGGAGCCCGCCGGCGGCCGGACGTCCCTCAACGGCGTGGACCTTCGCGCCCTCTCCGGCGACGACGTCCGCCGGTTCGTCGGCCTCTGCGCCCAGGACGCGCACCTCTTCGACTCGACGATCGGCGAGAACATCCGCCTGGCCCGTCCGTCCGCCACCGGCGAGGAGATCCGCGACGCGCTGCGCCGCGCCCGGCTCCTCGACTGGGTCGAGTCCCTCCCGGACGGCCTCGCCACCCGCGTCGGCGAGCACGGCGCCCGGGTCTCCGGCGGCCAGCGCCAGCGCATCGCCCTGGCCCGCGCCCTCCTCGCCGACTTCCCGATCCTGCTCCTCGACGAGCCCGCCGAGCACCTCGACATCGCGATCGCCGACGAGCTGACCGCCGACCTCCTCACCGCCACCGAGGGCCGGACGACCCTCCTGGTCACCCACCGCCTCGCCGGCCTGGACGCCGTCGACGAGATCATCGTCCTGGACGAGGGCCGCGTCGCCGACCGGGGCACCCACACCGACCTCGTGAGCCGCCCCGGCCCCTACCGCGCACTCTGGCAACGCGAGCAGGCCACCGCACCGGCTCCGCAGCTCACGTAG
- a CDS encoding amidase → MIGLPPEAGWFARRTVAGLAGDLRAGRSSPGELVERALAEASRLHGLNAFVTLDGAGAREAAERAGRELAAGRDRGPLHGIPVAVKDVVDTAGLRTTMGSRHYADRVPEHDAECVRRLRAAGAVIVGKTATHEFAFGPTGDRSLSGATRNPYGDGRLAGGSSSGSAAAVAAGIVPLAVGTDTGGSVRIPAACCGIVGLKPTLGAVPTGGVFPVSSSLDTVGPMARTAGDCLLLWNALTGGGAPDADVSGVRVGWVAPDALHPGDPRVAAAARAVLGPLPVRDVAVPDVARLRWAYTAIQSGEVHRLHAGRMAAAPELYDAEVLARLRAAGRITEKDAATARELRERVRRAVTALFGRVEILAMPTVPVVAPPLGARTLVLDGTPVDVRAALLAYTSPWSVLGLPAVSLPAGLVDGLPAGLQLVARPGAERLLLAAAARYAHAEPVPDGPTTQA, encoded by the coding sequence GTGATCGGCCTGCCACCGGAGGCGGGCTGGTTCGCCAGGCGGACGGTCGCGGGACTGGCCGGCGACCTCCGGGCCGGGCGGTCGTCCCCGGGCGAACTCGTGGAGCGGGCGCTGGCGGAGGCGTCCAGGCTCCATGGGCTCAACGCGTTCGTCACCCTCGACGGGGCCGGGGCGCGCGAGGCGGCGGAGCGCGCCGGACGGGAACTGGCCGCGGGTCGGGACCGAGGCCCCCTCCATGGCATTCCCGTCGCGGTCAAGGACGTCGTCGACACCGCGGGGCTGCGCACCACCATGGGGTCCCGCCACTACGCGGACCGGGTGCCCGAGCACGACGCCGAGTGCGTGCGCCGGTTGCGCGCGGCCGGAGCCGTCATCGTCGGGAAGACCGCGACCCACGAGTTCGCCTTCGGGCCGACCGGTGACCGCTCGCTGAGCGGGGCGACCCGCAACCCCTACGGGGACGGGCGTCTCGCCGGGGGATCCAGCAGCGGGTCCGCGGCGGCGGTGGCCGCCGGGATCGTGCCGCTCGCGGTGGGCACCGACACCGGCGGCTCGGTGCGCATCCCCGCCGCCTGCTGCGGGATCGTCGGGCTCAAGCCCACGCTCGGCGCCGTGCCGACCGGCGGGGTCTTCCCGGTGTCGTCCTCCCTGGACACGGTGGGCCCGATGGCGCGGACCGCCGGCGACTGCCTGCTGCTGTGGAACGCTCTGACCGGAGGGGGCGCTCCGGACGCGGACGTCTCCGGCGTCCGCGTCGGCTGGGTTGCGCCGGACGCACTCCACCCCGGCGACCCGCGGGTGGCCGCCGCGGCCCGCGCCGTGCTGGGGCCGCTGCCCGTGCGGGACGTCGCCGTCCCGGACGTCGCGCGGTTGCGCTGGGCCTACACCGCGATCCAGAGCGGCGAGGTCCACCGGCTCCACGCGGGACGGATGGCCGCCGCGCCGGAACTCTACGACGCGGAGGTGCTGGCGCGCCTGCGCGCGGCCGGGCGGATCACCGAGAAGGACGCTGCGACCGCCCGCGAGCTGCGGGAACGGGTCCGCCGGGCGGTGACGGCCCTCTTCGGACGCGTCGAGATCCTCGCGATGCCCACCGTTCCGGTCGTCGCACCGCCTCTGGGCGCTCGAACCCTGGTGCTGGACGGGACTCCCGTCGACGTCCGCGCGGCGCTCCTGGCGTACACGAGCCCCTGGAGCGTGCTCGGGCTTCCCGCCGTCAGCCTGCCCGCCGGTCTCGTCGACGGGCTGCCCGCCGGCCTGCAACTGGTGGCCCGGCCGGGCGCCGAGCGCCTGCTCCTCGCCGCCGCGGCCCGGTACGCGCACGCGGAGCCCGTACCGGACGGGCCCACCACCCAGGCGTGA
- a CDS encoding LacI family DNA-binding transcriptional regulator translates to MARNDRQRPATLRTIAEAAGVDVSTVSRVLNGSPDDAQRAASRETADEIRRWAARLDYRPNPHATSLRTQRSNLVGVLVPRLSDLVLATIYEGIEDAAARHGLTTFVMNSHDRPEQQRARTELALSRHVDGLVFGDAHAGAAFLDEIAARRVPFVLVSRHAGGHPSVTCDDRLGGRLVADHLLALGHRRVGVIAGEPFASTGADRTAGFVDRYREAGFPVPGSHVVHSGFDAAGGRAAAERLLRHDPQPTAIFAVNDFAAIGALGVLRDQGLRPGEDVAVAGYNDTPLAAELPIPLTSVRSPMHEMGARALDLLVDLLAGGTPASARLTPGLVVRASTDPAQNAA, encoded by the coding sequence GTGGCCCGCAACGACCGGCAGCGGCCCGCGACGCTGCGCACCATCGCGGAGGCGGCGGGCGTCGACGTCTCCACGGTCTCCCGGGTGCTCAACGGCTCTCCCGACGACGCCCAGCGCGCCGCGTCCCGCGAGACCGCCGACGAGATCCGGCGCTGGGCCGCCCGGCTGGACTACCGCCCCAACCCGCACGCCACCAGCCTGCGCACGCAGCGCAGCAACCTCGTCGGCGTCCTCGTCCCCCGGCTGTCCGACCTGGTGCTCGCCACGATCTACGAGGGCATCGAGGACGCCGCCGCCCGGCACGGCCTCACCACCTTCGTCATGAACAGCCACGACCGGCCCGAGCAGCAGCGGGCGCGCACCGAACTGGCGCTGTCCCGGCACGTCGACGGCCTGGTCTTCGGCGACGCGCACGCCGGCGCCGCCTTCCTCGACGAGATCGCCGCGCGGCGCGTCCCGTTCGTCCTGGTCAGCCGGCACGCCGGCGGGCACCCGTCCGTCACCTGCGACGACCGTCTCGGCGGACGCCTGGTCGCCGACCACCTGCTCGCCCTCGGCCACCGGCGCGTGGGCGTCATCGCGGGCGAACCCTTCGCCAGCACCGGCGCCGACCGCACCGCCGGCTTCGTCGACCGGTACCGGGAGGCGGGCTTCCCCGTCCCTGGATCCCACGTCGTCCACTCCGGGTTCGACGCCGCCGGTGGCCGGGCCGCCGCCGAGCGCCTCCTGCGCCACGACCCCCAGCCCACGGCCATCTTCGCCGTCAACGACTTCGCGGCCATCGGCGCGCTCGGCGTCCTGCGCGACCAGGGCCTGCGCCCCGGCGAGGACGTCGCCGTCGCGGGCTACAACGACACCCCCCTGGCGGCGGAACTGCCCATCCCCCTCACCAGCGTCCGCTCGCCCATGCACGAGATGGGGGCGCGCGCCCTCGACCTGCTCGTCGACCTGCTCGCCGGAGGGACGCCTGCGTCCGCGCGCCTCACTCCGGGCCTCGTCGTCCGCGCGTCCACCGACCCCGCGCAGAACGCCGCGTGA
- a CDS encoding TetR/AcrR family transcriptional regulator, with protein sequence MAEGGGSRRRGAALEEAILRAAAEVLRESGAGGLTMDEVARRAGTNKNAIYRRWPNRVALGVAAYRRLADAEITVPDTGSLRDDALDLLRRANSTWSSPYGEILRGLIAAAGSAPEVLAELRDGGGGAYEAAWLTVLGRAVARGDAAAEALHPRVASVPVALLRNEYMTRGVPAVPDGVLVEIVEEVFLPLVRGRAGFSG encoded by the coding sequence ATGGCTGAGGGCGGTGGGTCGCGGCGGCGGGGGGCCGCGCTTGAGGAGGCGATCCTTCGGGCGGCGGCCGAGGTGCTGCGGGAGTCCGGTGCCGGCGGCCTGACCATGGACGAGGTGGCGCGGCGGGCCGGCACGAACAAGAACGCGATCTACCGGCGGTGGCCGAATCGCGTCGCGCTCGGCGTCGCCGCGTACCGCCGGCTGGCCGACGCGGAGATCACGGTCCCGGACACCGGTTCGCTGCGGGACGACGCTCTGGACCTGCTGCGCCGCGCGAACAGCACCTGGTCGTCGCCGTACGGGGAGATCCTTCGAGGTTTGATCGCGGCGGCCGGGAGCGCGCCTGAGGTGCTCGCCGAGTTGCGGGACGGCGGGGGCGGCGCTTATGAGGCGGCGTGGCTGACGGTGCTCGGACGCGCGGTGGCCCGCGGTGACGCCGCGGCCGAGGCGCTGCATCCGAGGGTCGCGTCCGTGCCGGTGGCGCTGCTGCGCAACGAGTACATGACGCGGGGCGTCCCGGCCGTGCCGGACGGCGTCCTCGTCGAGATCGTGGAAGAGGTCTTCCTGCCGCTGGTCCGGGGGCGCGCCGGTTTCAGCGGCTGA
- a CDS encoding DUF5958 family protein, giving the protein MVDETSLVLNMSAQGLRPIADGIAWFESLTSDQRHDALSRLAMFCTQAGATSENATEAIRRAGIRPTHTPAVLLQRGRMEVQLAKIVNLPEDERLRSFRLLVALLGVSDGRRRARLCSDGCGHAWHHLGAPAEPSIRLITRRDEQPDGP; this is encoded by the coding sequence GTGGTGGACGAGACGTCACTCGTTCTCAACATGTCGGCCCAAGGCCTCCGGCCGATCGCCGACGGCATCGCCTGGTTCGAGAGCCTGACGAGCGACCAGCGGCATGACGCCCTCTCGAGGCTTGCCATGTTCTGCACCCAAGCCGGCGCGACCAGCGAGAACGCCACGGAGGCCATTCGCCGCGCGGGCATCCGGCCGACGCACACCCCGGCGGTGCTGCTGCAGCGAGGTCGGATGGAAGTCCAGCTGGCGAAAATCGTCAATCTGCCCGAGGACGAGCGGCTCAGGTCCTTCCGTCTGCTCGTCGCACTGCTGGGCGTCTCTGACGGCCGGCGCCGGGCGCGCCTCTGCTCGGACGGATGCGGCCACGCCTGGCATCACCTTGGGGCACCGGCAGAGCCCAGCATCCGCCTGATCACGCGGCGCGATGAGCAGCCGGACGGCCCATAA